A single Streptomyces sp. 2114.4 DNA region contains:
- a CDS encoding recombinase family protein, translating to MRGAESAAEGHRQGPGDRAAGHRGGNDAQRAYLRISDDDRDPITGELSREGVPRQLKDCRVVAAEMGGDIVKVYDDNDVSASDPFVVRKDFEALVKDLDAGVIDGFVFYHSERVARLAYDAARICQCYERKPKLVGRAAHDGTDLSTDNGRAMFVMQASSPKMRPRPSVLESADSRGGVTAAPVARQRGEPGHAR from the coding sequence GTGCGGGGCGCGGAGAGTGCAGCCGAAGGCCATCGACAGGGCCCCGGTGACCGCGCCGCCGGCCATCGCGGCGGGAATGACGCGCAGCGGGCTTATCTTCGGATCTCCGATGATGACCGCGACCCGATCACGGGGGAGCTCAGTCGCGAGGGGGTGCCCCGTCAGCTCAAGGACTGCCGCGTGGTAGCCGCTGAGATGGGCGGTGACATTGTCAAGGTCTACGACGACAACGACGTATCGGCCTCTGATCCCTTCGTCGTCCGGAAGGACTTTGAAGCCCTTGTCAAGGATTTGGACGCAGGGGTCATCGATGGGTTTGTCTTCTATCACTCGGAACGTGTCGCTCGCCTTGCGTACGACGCCGCACGCATCTGTCAATGCTACGAGCGCAAGCCCAAGTTGGTCGGCCGGGCAGCCCATGACGGCACCGACCTTTCAACGGACAACGGCCGTGCGATGTTTGTAATGCAGGCTAGTTCGCCCAAGATGAGGCCCCGACCGTCCGTGCTGGAGTCAGCGGACAGTCGGGGCGGAGTGACAGCCGCTCCTGTCGCTAGGCAGCGAGGAGAACCCGGGCACGCTCGTTGA
- a CDS encoding transcriptional regulator, translating to MDRRKFLAASPFAAAAGIGPSRDWLLNTLDQAPKAGPKVRLEDVTSVRNMFAAFQDIDVMQGGGSGRLVLTEYMNEHVYPLLRRTYSEDVRRSLCAAVAEQTYLLGWMAFDDGEHGTAQRYLIQALRLAEESHDAALGAHVLAGMADQATLTGNPAEGRRLAQSGRHGLAHAESRACLADLWALEARAHAAMGDKTATAHAVIESENAFAAVDHTTEPVWAKFIDAAYLHGEMANAFRDIDQAGHAAEHARRSITHARAQKRARRGAMSQAALAVSHLQRRDLEAAHSAGVRTLELAQRVKSSRAVEAVADVRRRMIPFGSHRLVTDFNERARVLLAA from the coding sequence ATGGATCGCAGGAAGTTCCTTGCAGCGTCGCCGTTCGCTGCGGCGGCGGGTATCGGACCGTCGCGTGATTGGCTACTCAACACACTTGATCAAGCGCCAAAGGCCGGCCCAAAGGTGCGACTCGAAGACGTGACGAGCGTCCGGAACATGTTCGCCGCGTTCCAGGACATCGACGTTATGCAGGGTGGCGGCTCCGGCCGCCTGGTCCTGACGGAGTACATGAACGAGCACGTGTACCCGTTGCTCCGCCGGACGTACTCCGAGGATGTGCGCCGGTCGCTATGCGCAGCAGTCGCCGAGCAGACCTATCTGCTCGGCTGGATGGCGTTTGATGATGGCGAACACGGCACGGCCCAGCGGTATCTGATCCAAGCACTGCGTCTAGCAGAGGAATCGCACGACGCTGCCCTGGGCGCACACGTTCTAGCAGGCATGGCGGACCAGGCGACGCTGACAGGAAATCCGGCTGAGGGGCGGAGGCTCGCACAGTCGGGTCGCCACGGACTCGCGCACGCTGAATCTCGGGCCTGCCTCGCCGATCTGTGGGCACTTGAGGCACGCGCCCATGCTGCGATGGGAGACAAGACTGCTACTGCCCATGCGGTGATCGAATCTGAAAACGCGTTCGCGGCGGTTGATCACACCACCGAACCTGTCTGGGCAAAGTTCATCGACGCGGCCTATCTGCATGGCGAGATGGCTAACGCGTTCAGGGACATTGATCAGGCAGGGCACGCTGCAGAGCACGCACGGCGGTCGATTACGCACGCACGCGCCCAGAAGCGCGCACGTCGTGGGGCAATGTCGCAGGCGGCACTCGCCGTGTCTCACCTTCAGCGCCGTGATCTTGAAGCGGCGCACTCTGCTGGAGTCAGGACGCTCGAACTCGCACAAAGGGTGAAGTCATCGCGAGCCGTTGAAGCGGTGGCAGATGTACGGCGCCGCATGATCCCCTTTGGTAGCCACAGGCTCGTTACGGACTTCAACGAGCGTGCCCGGGTTCTCCTCGCTGCCTAG
- the hemC gene encoding hydroxymethylbilane synthase → MAQYLVGSRASNLAKAQVREYLRPLREQFPDATFTHRVILEGGDKDRKSLLSNVSAVSGGSAFSTEQEAALSRGDVDVIVHSLKDLPTTNPRGLMLLPPPGRADVRDALCGSTLAGLKKGAKVGTGAPRRIAQLLAVRPDLEVVPIRGNVPPRLNKIKTEGLDAVVLAAAGIRRLGLDDAIGELLPLDLFPPSPGQGALGIQVRTDESSAPLREILSTVGDTAVDAEIRAERTLLAELHGGCSVPVGAYGEMLPHGELRLFGQVSSLDGTEQISETLIGPSVEPEKLGAALAAMLIDQGAHSILDAVRAALAAR, encoded by the coding sequence GTGGCTCAGTACCTAGTCGGCTCGCGCGCGAGCAACCTCGCCAAGGCTCAAGTCCGTGAATACCTGCGCCCGCTTCGCGAGCAGTTCCCGGACGCCACTTTCACGCATCGCGTGATTCTGGAGGGGGGCGACAAGGACCGTAAGTCGCTGCTCTCGAATGTCTCGGCGGTCAGCGGCGGATCCGCCTTCAGCACCGAGCAGGAAGCGGCCTTGTCCCGTGGGGACGTAGATGTGATCGTGCACTCGCTGAAAGACCTCCCTACGACGAACCCGCGGGGGCTCATGCTCCTGCCTCCGCCAGGACGCGCGGACGTACGCGATGCGCTGTGCGGTTCGACCCTCGCCGGATTGAAGAAGGGCGCGAAAGTCGGAACCGGTGCCCCGCGGCGCATCGCGCAGCTTCTCGCCGTACGCCCCGATCTTGAGGTCGTGCCGATTCGGGGGAACGTTCCGCCCCGCCTTAACAAGATTAAAACGGAAGGGCTCGACGCGGTAGTTCTCGCCGCTGCGGGGATCCGCCGGCTCGGCCTAGACGACGCAATCGGCGAGTTGCTGCCGCTCGACCTGTTTCCGCCCAGCCCCGGCCAAGGAGCACTGGGGATTCAGGTGCGTACGGACGAATCCTCTGCCCCATTGCGCGAGATCCTGTCCACAGTCGGTGACACGGCCGTTGACGCGGAGATCAGAGCGGAACGCACGCTACTCGCAGAGTTGCACGGCGGTTGCAGTGTGCCTGTGGGCGCTTACGGCGAGATGCTGCCGCACGGGGAACTCAGGCTGTTCGGGCAGGTCAGTTCGCTGGACGGTACCGAGCAGATTTCTGAGACGCTGATTGGTCCGTCTGTCGAGCCGGAAAAGCTCGGTGCGGCCCTGGCCGCGATGCTCATTGACCAGGGCGCGCATTCGATCCTGGACGCCGTACGGGCCGCTCTCGCGGCTAGGTGA
- the pfkB gene encoding 1-phosphofructokinase translates to MIVTVTPNPSLDRTYEIPALDRGAVLRATADRIDPGGKGVNVSRAVAAAGHRTLAVLPLGGPAGAALAALLGAEGIEVAQVEVAGQTRSNISVAEPDGTLTKINATGPELTADEAEALLSAVGERSVGADWIACCGSLPRGLAPEWYAELVARAHRAGARIALDTSGPSLTAALRERPDIIKPNAEELSQAVGRPLATLGDAVNAAEELRAGGARAVLASLGADGQLLIDDEGAYFGSAPVAAVRSNVGAGDAALAGFLTAGGTGPMALAAALAHGAAAVQLPGSLMPTPADLETSAVTTTDAVPLHRVLTEPVP, encoded by the coding sequence ATGATCGTCACCGTCACCCCCAACCCCAGCCTGGACCGTACGTACGAGATCCCGGCGCTGGACCGCGGGGCCGTGCTCCGGGCCACCGCCGACCGGATCGACCCCGGCGGCAAGGGCGTCAACGTCTCGCGGGCGGTCGCCGCCGCCGGGCACCGCACCCTGGCCGTACTGCCCCTGGGCGGTCCGGCCGGTGCGGCGCTGGCCGCTCTGCTGGGCGCCGAGGGCATCGAGGTGGCGCAGGTGGAGGTGGCCGGCCAGACCCGCTCCAACATCTCGGTCGCCGAACCCGACGGCACCCTGACGAAGATCAACGCGACCGGGCCCGAGCTGACAGCGGACGAGGCGGAGGCCCTGCTCAGCGCGGTCGGCGAGCGTTCGGTGGGGGCCGACTGGATCGCCTGCTGCGGCAGTCTGCCGCGCGGTCTGGCGCCCGAGTGGTACGCGGAGCTGGTGGCCCGCGCCCACCGCGCGGGCGCCCGGATAGCCCTGGACACCTCGGGCCCGTCGCTGACCGCGGCGCTGCGCGAACGGCCGGACATCATCAAGCCGAACGCCGAGGAGCTGTCGCAGGCCGTCGGCCGGCCGCTGGCGACCCTCGGCGATGCGGTCAATGCCGCCGAGGAGCTGCGCGCAGGGGGAGCCCGCGCCGTACTGGCCTCCCTGGGGGCGGACGGCCAGCTCCTGATCGACGACGAGGGCGCCTACTTCGGCAGCGCCCCGGTCGCCGCCGTCCGCAGCAATGTCGGCGCGGGCGACGCCGCACTGGCGGGTTTCCTCACCGCGGGCGGTACGGGACCGATGGCGCTGGCCGCCGCACTGGCCCATGGCGCGGCCGCCGTCCAGCTGCCCGGCAGCCTGATGCCGACGCCGGCCGATCTGGAGACCTCGGCGGTCACGACCACCGATGCGGTGCCGCTCCACCGGGTGCTGACGGAGCCGGTGCCGTGA
- a CDS encoding DeoR/GlpR family DNA-binding transcription regulator, with product MYAPERQQEILRLARESGRVDVLSLAEEFQVTAETVRRDLKALDRAGLVRRVHGGAIPAGRLDFEPDLAERDAVAADEKQRIARAALAELPGGEGRPAGSGSVILDAGTTAARLAAEIPLEAELTVVTHGLPVAARLADHPGLTLHLVGGRIRHRTRAAVDDWALRAYRDINADVLFLATNGFSLDGGLTTPDLAEAAVKRALIAAARRVVLLADSAKFGQQHFARFGELSDVDLLITDTGLSPDDALAIERAGTEVVRA from the coding sequence ATGTATGCACCGGAGCGCCAGCAGGAGATTCTGCGGCTCGCCCGTGAGAGCGGCCGGGTCGATGTGCTCTCCCTCGCGGAGGAGTTCCAGGTCACCGCCGAGACCGTGCGGCGTGATCTGAAGGCCCTGGACCGAGCAGGTCTGGTGCGCCGGGTGCACGGCGGGGCCATCCCGGCCGGCCGGCTGGATTTCGAGCCCGACCTCGCCGAGCGGGACGCCGTCGCCGCCGACGAGAAGCAGCGCATCGCGCGGGCCGCGCTCGCCGAGCTCCCCGGTGGCGAAGGCCGCCCGGCCGGCTCCGGGAGCGTCATTCTGGACGCCGGTACGACCGCCGCCCGGCTCGCCGCCGAGATCCCGCTGGAGGCCGAGCTGACCGTCGTCACCCACGGCCTGCCGGTCGCCGCGCGGCTGGCCGACCACCCCGGGCTCACCCTCCACCTCGTGGGCGGGCGGATCCGGCACCGTACGCGGGCCGCGGTCGACGACTGGGCGCTGCGCGCCTACCGCGATATCAACGCCGATGTGCTGTTCCTCGCGACCAACGGCTTCTCGCTCGACGGCGGCCTGACCACCCCCGACCTCGCGGAGGCCGCCGTCAAGCGGGCACTGATCGCCGCCGCCCGCCGCGTCGTTCTCCTCGCCGACTCCGCCAAATTCGGGCAGCAGCACTTCGCCCGCTTCGGTGAGCTGTCGGACGTGGACCTGCTCATCACCGACACCGGCCTGAGCCCCGACGACGCCCTCGCCATCGAACGCGCGGGCACGGAAGTAGTACGCGCATGA
- a CDS encoding RNA polymerase sigma factor RpoD/SigA, protein MATRAVARRQESSSASDGAHSVRAVGGEIADRDLVGMYLDEIARTPLLDAAKEVELSQTIEAGVYAQQILDGEVTDGNAAAASREELEALVEESAKAKDVFIRSNLRLVVAVARRYPRAGLPLLDLIQEGNAGLVRAVEKFDYAKGFKFSTYATWWIRQAITRSIADQSRTIRLPVHLVEELGRIRRVQREFNRENGRDPEPAEVAGELGSTPARVTDVLDWARDPVSLNMSVDDDGDTQFGDLLEDTSAASPEQSVLTLLRSEELEDLIDRLDHRTASIIKARYGIEDGRERTLTEVGKQHGLTRERIRQIEKHALLELKRMARDTGFDAAA, encoded by the coding sequence ATGGCAACCCGTGCCGTCGCCCGTCGTCAGGAAAGCAGCAGCGCTTCTGACGGGGCCCACAGCGTTCGCGCCGTAGGCGGGGAGATCGCCGACCGCGACCTGGTCGGCATGTACCTCGACGAAATAGCGCGTACGCCACTGCTCGACGCCGCCAAGGAGGTGGAGCTGTCCCAGACCATCGAGGCGGGCGTTTACGCCCAGCAGATCCTGGACGGCGAGGTCACCGACGGCAATGCCGCGGCCGCCAGCCGCGAGGAGCTCGAGGCGCTGGTGGAGGAGAGCGCGAAGGCCAAGGACGTCTTCATCCGGTCCAACCTCCGCCTGGTGGTCGCGGTCGCCCGTCGCTACCCCCGTGCCGGGCTGCCCCTGCTGGACCTGATCCAGGAGGGCAACGCCGGTCTGGTGCGTGCCGTGGAGAAGTTCGACTACGCCAAGGGCTTCAAGTTCTCGACGTATGCGACGTGGTGGATCCGCCAGGCCATCACCCGCTCCATCGCCGACCAGTCGCGCACGATCCGGCTGCCCGTGCACCTCGTCGAGGAGCTGGGCCGGATCCGCCGGGTGCAGCGCGAGTTCAACCGCGAGAACGGCCGTGATCCGGAGCCGGCGGAGGTCGCCGGTGAGCTGGGCTCCACGCCCGCCCGCGTCACCGACGTACTCGACTGGGCGCGCGACCCGGTCAGCCTCAACATGTCGGTGGACGACGACGGCGACACCCAGTTCGGCGACCTGCTGGAGGACACCTCCGCGGCCTCGCCCGAGCAGTCCGTGCTCACGCTGCTGCGCAGCGAGGAGCTGGAGGATCTGATCGACCGCCTCGACCACCGCACCGCCTCGATCATCAAGGCGCGCTACGGCATAGAGGACGGCCGTGAGCGCACGCTGACCGAGGTCGGCAAGCAGCACGGTCTGACCCGCGAGCGGATCCGGCAGATCGAGAAGCATGCCCTGCTGGAGCTGAAGCGGATGGCGCGTGACACGGGATTCGACGCCGCCGCATAA
- a CDS encoding GNAT family N-acetyltransferase: MLREQGEVQVRAGAEADLPALTDLYNHYIRETCITFDLEPFAPDQRRPWLLSHPQDGPHRLLVAQETIDHTKNPHNGPVSEARAGAAAPVARAGSAAPLTGRPEGIEGPGGALLGYATSSAFRPKAAYAPSVEVTVYCAPHAAGRGIGTLLYTSLFEALADEDVHRAYAGITQPNEASTRLHTRFGFRHIGTYTEVGRKFGRYWDVAWYQKDLGRARTEPGPGLPRPGSATRRSG; the protein is encoded by the coding sequence ATGCTGCGTGAGCAGGGAGAAGTGCAGGTCAGGGCGGGCGCGGAAGCTGACCTTCCGGCCCTTACGGATCTTTACAACCACTACATCCGTGAGACGTGTATCACCTTCGACCTGGAGCCCTTCGCCCCCGACCAGCGCCGCCCGTGGCTGCTCTCCCACCCCCAAGACGGCCCCCATCGCCTTCTGGTTGCCCAGGAAACGATAGATCACACGAAAAACCCGCATAACGGACCAGTGAGCGAGGCGCGAGCCGGGGCTGCGGCACCCGTGGCGCGGGCCGGGTCTGCGGCCCCCCTCACCGGCCGCCCCGAAGGCATCGAAGGCCCCGGAGGCGCGCTGCTCGGCTATGCGACCAGCAGCGCATTCCGCCCGAAGGCGGCCTACGCCCCTTCCGTCGAGGTCACCGTCTACTGCGCCCCGCACGCCGCCGGCCGCGGCATCGGCACGCTGCTCTACACCTCCCTGTTCGAGGCGCTGGCCGACGAGGACGTCCACCGCGCCTACGCCGGGATCACCCAGCCGAACGAGGCGTCCACGCGCCTCCACACCCGTTTCGGCTTCCGGCACATCGGCACGTACACGGAGGTGGGCCGCAAATTCGGCCGCTACTGGGACGTGGCCTGGTACCAGAAAGACCTGGGCCGAGCGCGGACCGAGCCGGGGCCGGGCCTGCCTCGCCCCGGCTCCGCGACCCGGCGTTCCGGTTGA
- a CDS encoding pyridoxamine 5'-phosphate oxidase family protein: protein MTSEYTCGGAVGDGGGAVGWSVVEAAVPEFAGRVRERFGAYRHHVLATLRKDGGPRLTGLEADFRYGELWLGMMVGSRKVLDLRRDPRFSLHANPGPGTDLSGGDVRVSGRAVEVTDPEAVARYAAVVKPPEPFHLFRAELTEVLHTSVEDPYVVLESWVPGRPLRTIRRRSDDATPRMA, encoded by the coding sequence ATGACGAGTGAGTACACATGTGGCGGCGCGGTCGGTGACGGTGGCGGGGCGGTCGGCTGGTCGGTGGTCGAGGCGGCGGTGCCGGAGTTCGCCGGGCGGGTGCGGGAGCGGTTCGGGGCGTACCGGCACCACGTTCTGGCGACCCTGCGCAAGGACGGCGGGCCGCGGCTCACCGGCCTGGAGGCGGATTTCCGCTACGGGGAGCTGTGGCTGGGCATGATGGTGGGCTCGCGCAAGGTGCTTGACCTGCGGCGCGACCCCCGCTTCTCGCTGCATGCCAATCCGGGGCCGGGCACCGACCTGTCCGGAGGTGACGTACGGGTTTCCGGGCGGGCGGTGGAGGTGACGGACCCCGAGGCGGTCGCGCGCTATGCGGCGGTGGTGAAGCCGCCGGAGCCGTTTCATCTCTTCCGGGCGGAGCTGACGGAGGTGCTGCACACGTCCGTCGAGGATCCGTATGTGGTGCTGGAGAGCTGGGTGCCGGGGCGGCCGCTGCGCACCATCCGGCGGAGGTCGGACGATGCGACGCCACGGATGGCGTGA